The proteins below are encoded in one region of Anguilla anguilla isolate fAngAng1 chromosome 3, fAngAng1.pri, whole genome shotgun sequence:
- the LOC118224299 gene encoding 4F2 cell-surface antigen heavy chain-like has translation MSKDSAVDMKDVELNELDLEKQPMTAGEVGSGGTEKNGCVKVKVPEEADVKFTGLSKEELMKVAGTPGWVRTRWVLLVLFWLGWLGMLAGAIVIIIQAPRCKPLPKMDWWNEGPIYQVWDVEAYAGAAGLAGLEEKLDSLSQLKVKGLVLGPLHTVQADQPETLDFKSLAPEMGTEQQFENFVGKAHKKGISVVLDVTPNYSGNKPWFNADDVAGTAEKLKEAIPYWIQVGVDGIQVAGFEQVVSEAPAMWENVKEIVQANRTEGEKSRALIGVTENTSAIDVAALLEGSGVDLLLSGVLKPGQAGSVRAEAIQQLYGSHNQTSLGWSLGSRTEGHLASLVGSKLVRLYQLLLFTLPGTPVFSYGDEIGLVGQNTPYPKMLWDPAEPVEEKNETLKSEREQRLSCRSFFKTLSDLRGKERSLLHGDFLPLHNDTTSLAFLRQWDQSERFIAAVNWGTGPATLRLVSSDLPAEATVKLSTDPDKLVPESSVNLDQLVLEGQQGVLLQFPFAA, from the exons ATGAGTAAAGATAGCGCAGTGGACATGAAGGACGTGGAGTTAAACGAGCTGGACCTGGAGAAGCAGCCGATGACGGCTGGAGAGGTTGGAAGCGGAGGGACCGAGAAAAACGGCTGCGTCAAGGTGAAGGTCCCGGAGGAGGCTGATGTCAAATTCACTGGTCTTTCCAAAGAGGAACTAATGAAAGTCGCAGGGACTCCAGG GTGGGTCCGCACTCGTTGGGTTCTACTGGTTTTGTTCTGGCTCGGCTGGCTTGGGATGCTGGCTGGAGCCATTGTCATCATTATCCAGGCTCCTCGGTGCAAACCTCTCCCCAAAATGGACTGGTGGAACGAGGGGCCCATTTACCAGGTCTGGGATGTGGAAGCATACGCTGGGGCAGCTGGCCTGGCAG GACTGGAGGAGAAATTGGACAGCCTGAGTCAGCTGAAGGTCAAGGGACTTGTGTTAGGACCTCTTCACACTGTCCAAGCAGACCAGCCAGAAACACTGGACTTTAAATCACTGGCCCCTGAGATGGGAACAGAGCAGCAGTTTGAGAACTTTGTGGGAAAGGCTCACAAGAAAG GAATCTCAGTGGTATTGGATGTGACTCCCAACTACAGTGGAAACAAGCCCTGGTTTAATGCTGACGATGTTGCTGGGACTGCTGAGAAGCTCAAG GAGGCCATACCGTACTGGATTCAAGTTGGAGTGGATGGGATTCAGGTGGCTGGATTTGAACAGGTCGTCAGTGAGGCTCCAGCCATGTGGGAAAATGTGAAGGAAATTGTGCAGGCCAACAGaacagagggggaaaagagCAG GGCTCTGATAGGGGTGACAGAGAACACTTCGGCCATAGACGTGGCAGCCCTGCTGGAGGGCTCTGGCGTGGACCTGCTGCTCTCTGGCGTTCTGAAGCCCGGGCAGGCTGGCAGCGTGCGGGCAGAGGCCATCCAGCAGCTCTACGGCTCGCACAACCAGACCAGCCTGGGCTGGAGCCTGGGCAGCAGGACCGAGGGGCATCTGGCCTCCCTCGTCGGGTCCAAACTGGTCCGGCTGTACCAGCTGCTCCTCTTCACCCTGCCAGGAACTCCGGTCTTCAGCTATGGAGATGAGATCGGCCTTGTGGGACAG AATACACCATACCCTAAGATGCTTTGGGACCCAGCTGAGCCTGTAGAAGAGAAGAACGAGACCTTAAAG AGCGAAAGAGAGCAGAGGCTGTCCTGCCGGTCCTTCTTTAAGACCTTGAGTGACCTGCGTGGGAAGGAACGCTCCCTCCTGCACGGGGACTTCCTGCCGCTCCACAACGACACCACCTCCTTGGCCTTCTTGCGCCAGTGGGACCAGAGCGAACGTTTCATAGCTGCCGTCAACTGGGGTACTGGGCCCGCCACGCTGCGTCTGGTCAGTTCAGACCTGCCAGCCGAAGCTACAGTGAAGCTCAGCACAGATCCCGACAAACTTGTTCCAGAAAGTTCCGTGAACCTGGACcagctggtcctggagggccagcaGGGCGTGCTACTGCAGTTCCCCTTCGCTGCCTAG